One Magnetococcales bacterium DNA segment encodes these proteins:
- the atpF gene encoding F0F1 ATP synthase subunit B, producing the protein MISVAHAAAEHAQSSGLPQFDASKFSSEIFWAVVSFVLLMALMKKYVLPAINDILDARGKSIADDLDSARKQRQEAEKMLEDYRKTLATARDSAAKIMEQTQKEAIAHRENALKDLEAELTRRQEMALLEISQAKNKALEEIREAAVDVAMLATEKLIGKAVTKTDANKMVEDAIVQLKEHGDRIH; encoded by the coding sequence ATGATCTCCGTCGCCCATGCCGCCGCCGAACACGCCCAGTCCTCCGGCCTGCCGCAGTTCGACGCCAGCAAATTCAGCTCGGAAATCTTCTGGGCTGTGGTCTCCTTCGTGCTGTTGATGGCCTTGATGAAGAAGTATGTTCTTCCGGCCATCAACGATATCCTGGATGCCCGGGGCAAATCGATTGCCGATGACCTGGACAGTGCCCGGAAGCAGCGCCAGGAAGCCGAAAAGATGCTGGAGGACTACCGGAAAACGCTTGCCACTGCCCGCGATTCCGCTGCCAAAATCATGGAGCAGACCCAGAAGGAGGCCATCGCCCATCGGGAGAATGCCCTCAAGGATCTGGAAGCCGAGTTGACCCGTCGTCAGGAGATGGCTCTTCTGGAGATCAGCCAGGCCAAGAACAAGGCCTTGGAGGAAATTCGGGAGGCTGCTGTCGATGTGGCCATGTTGGCCACGGAAAAGTTGATCGGCAAGGCCGTCACCAAGACCGACGCCAACAAAATGGTGGAAGATGCCATTGTTCAGTTGAAGGAACATGGAGATCGTATCCATTGA
- the atpE gene encoding ATP synthase F0 subunit C, with translation MESLAASLIGMGLAAAGFAGSGVGLGLVFGKAIEAIARQPGAESQVSKFIWIGAAFVEAVALYGLVIAFIIMGKG, from the coding sequence ATGGAAAGCCTCGCCGCCTCCCTTATCGGCATGGGTTTGGCCGCAGCCGGTTTCGCCGGTTCCGGTGTTGGGTTGGGTCTCGTGTTCGGTAAGGCCATCGAAGCCATCGCCCGTCAGCCGGGTGCCGAATCCCAGGTCTCCAAGTTCATCTGGATCGGCGCCGCCTTCGTGGAAGCCGTGGCCCTGTACGGTCTGGTCATCGCCTTCATCATCATGGGTAAGGGCTGA
- a CDS encoding F0F1 ATP synthase subunit A — MDPMHHFQVHNYVDIVLPGGFDISISNSVLWMWITVGAIYLFFHLCLQNTKPVPGRLQSLAEASYLFLKGLVEDNVGKEGLRFFPMIFTLFFFILFSNLLGLIPGSFTTTSQLIVTGTLAMGVFLFSTGLGFYKHGLHFFGFFVPHGLPWVLLPLMVPIEVISYLARPVSLSVRLFANMTAGHTMLAVFFFFTTTLPWFAGWLPFGLSVVFNGVEVFIGFIQAYIFTILTCVYINDALHMH, encoded by the coding sequence ATGGATCCCATGCACCATTTCCAGGTGCATAATTACGTGGATATCGTTTTGCCCGGCGGGTTTGACATCTCCATCTCCAATTCGGTTCTGTGGATGTGGATCACCGTCGGCGCCATCTACCTCTTCTTCCACCTCTGCCTGCAAAACACCAAACCGGTGCCGGGGCGGCTTCAAAGTCTGGCGGAAGCGAGCTATCTCTTCCTGAAAGGCCTGGTGGAAGACAACGTCGGCAAAGAGGGTCTGCGCTTCTTCCCGATGATTTTCACCCTCTTCTTCTTCATTCTCTTCTCCAATCTGCTGGGGTTGATTCCGGGTTCCTTCACCACCACCTCCCAGTTGATCGTCACCGGCACCCTGGCCATGGGGGTTTTCCTCTTCTCCACGGGGCTGGGTTTCTACAAACACGGACTGCACTTCTTCGGCTTCTTCGTGCCCCACGGACTGCCCTGGGTGCTGCTGCCCCTGATGGTGCCCATCGAAGTCATCTCCTATCTGGCCCGTCCGGTGTCGTTGTCGGTGCGTCTTTTCGCCAACATGACCGCCGGCCACACCATGCTGGCCGTCTTCTTCTTCTTCACCACCACCCTGCCGTGGTTCGCCGGCTGGCTGCCGTTCGGCCTGTCGGTGGTCTTCAACGGGGTGGAAGTCTTCATCGGCTTCATTCAGGCGTACATTTTCACCATTCTGACCTGCGTCTACATCAACGACGCTTTGCACATGCACTGA
- a CDS encoding AtpZ/AtpI family protein, whose amino-acid sequence MAIDEPPQIGMHSGMRLATELASAVLIGGAMGYGLDRWLGSQPWMTILFFFFGMAAGFLNLYRAAYPDRDTRSIVTEHKDQKSGRTPP is encoded by the coding sequence ATGGCCATCGACGAACCTCCGCAAATCGGAATGCACTCCGGAATGCGACTGGCAACGGAGCTTGCTTCGGCGGTTCTCATCGGCGGGGCCATGGGCTATGGATTGGATCGGTGGTTGGGAAGCCAACCCTGGATGACCATCCTCTTCTTCTTTTTTGGCATGGCCGCCGGGTTTCTCAACCTCTATCGCGCCGCATACCCGGATCGTGACACACGATCCATCGTGACGGAACATAAGGACCAGAAGTCAGGACGAACGCCGCCATGA
- the ntrC gene encoding nitrogen regulation protein NR(I), with product MVRPTDRPQTILVADDDQAIRFVLEQALSRAGFQVQCYAEGWQLLENLDAGDLAIVDIVMPSGSGLDLLKRIKQQKPRLPVIVITAQSTLRNAVSAFERGAFDYLAKPFDINKLVSLVKRALESLQEAGSARSRKENTETLLAASTDRFGGFIGSSRAMQEIFRTIGRLSTSEMTVLIHGESGTGKELIAKAVHAYSPRRSQPFLAINMGAIPQHLIESELFGHEKGAFTGAISRRIGHFERANNGTLFLDEIGDMPMEAQTRLLRVLQEGTFTRVGGSEHLHGNVRIIAATHQDLPAAISAGRFREDLFYRLNVIPLHVPSLRSRPEDIAVLADHFLAKTAKELSIPPKRLSHLAVEKLLAHHWPGNVRELENLIRRLMVLVPDDVVGADWIRFPEETTPAAPPASRREQSPAAVTPTRTSTIHDAVLLEVENLLQNHPRENLYDLVLQQVEAALLPRILQETRGNRLKAAALLGINRNTLRKKLQDIEASPRNSLPGNIDSA from the coding sequence ATGGTACGTCCGACGGATCGCCCACAGACCATTCTGGTTGCCGACGACGACCAGGCCATCCGTTTCGTCCTGGAACAGGCCCTGAGCCGCGCCGGCTTCCAGGTGCAGTGTTACGCGGAAGGATGGCAACTGCTGGAAAACCTCGACGCGGGCGATCTGGCCATCGTCGATATCGTCATGCCCTCGGGATCGGGCCTCGACCTGCTGAAACGCATCAAACAGCAAAAGCCCCGCCTGCCGGTCATCGTCATCACCGCGCAAAGCACCCTGCGCAACGCCGTTTCGGCCTTCGAACGGGGCGCTTTCGACTACCTGGCCAAACCCTTCGACATCAACAAACTGGTCAGCCTGGTCAAACGCGCCCTGGAGAGCCTGCAGGAGGCCGGCAGCGCCCGCAGTCGCAAGGAAAACACCGAAACCCTCCTGGCGGCCAGCACCGATCGCTTCGGCGGCTTCATCGGCTCCTCCCGCGCCATGCAGGAGATCTTCCGCACCATCGGCCGCCTCTCCACCTCCGAAATGACGGTGCTGATCCACGGGGAGTCCGGTACCGGCAAGGAGTTGATCGCCAAAGCGGTCCACGCCTACAGTCCACGCCGCAGTCAACCCTTTCTGGCCATCAACATGGGGGCCATTCCCCAGCATCTGATCGAAAGCGAACTCTTCGGCCACGAGAAAGGCGCTTTCACCGGGGCCATCTCCCGACGCATCGGCCACTTCGAACGGGCCAACAACGGCACCCTCTTCCTCGACGAAATCGGCGACATGCCCATGGAGGCGCAAACCCGCCTGCTGCGGGTACTCCAGGAGGGCACCTTCACCCGGGTCGGCGGCTCGGAACACCTGCACGGCAACGTGCGCATCATCGCCGCCACCCACCAGGATCTGCCCGCCGCCATCAGCGCGGGCCGCTTCCGGGAAGATCTCTTCTACCGGCTCAACGTCATCCCCCTGCACGTGCCCTCCCTGCGCTCCCGCCCGGAAGACATCGCCGTGCTGGCGGACCACTTCCTGGCCAAAACCGCCAAAGAGCTTTCCATCCCCCCCAAACGCCTCTCCCACCTGGCCGTGGAGAAGCTCCTGGCCCACCACTGGCCCGGCAACGTGCGCGAACTGGAAAACCTCATCCGCCGCCTGATGGTGCTGGTGCCCGACGACGTGGTCGGCGCCGACTGGATCCGCTTCCCGGAAGAGACCACTCCCGCCGCGCCCCCCGCTTCACGGCGGGAGCAGAGCCCCGCCGCCGTCACCCCGACGCGCACCTCCACCATTCACGACGCCGTCCTCCTGGAAGTGGAAAATCTGTTGCAAAACCACCCCCGGGAAAACCTCTACGACCTCGTGCTGCAACAGGTGGAAGCCGCCCTGCTCCCCCGCATTCTCCAGGAAACCCGGGGCAATCGGCTCAAGGCCGCCGCCCTCCTGGGCATCAATCGCAACACCCTTCGCAAGAAACTTCAGGATATCGAGGCTTCCCCACGCAATTCGTTGCCCGGAAACATTGACAGTGCCTGA
- a CDS encoding PAS domain-containing protein — translation MDPLFNMANLFDQLTTGCIAMDARGIVRAANSAAERLLGKPRSRLEGSAVSRLLPGHPVALELVERAQKLAMPCRARNTRIHPGPEISLLVSMTAAPLLGEEGGAPRGVLLQIEEVGEAERLEEGQRLHDTLDSLGNLALAVAHEVKNPLAGIRGAAQLLEMENTEGPNAACTALIRSEVDRISRLLDSLLGLADDHPTLDQEVNIHEVLDHVMRLAGHDEPEPVRDYDPSLPFIRGDRDQLVQVFLNLVHNAREACGPHGEVRLMTRISERIRLEQGRRSLHVMVEVRDSGPGIPDELRHRIFVPFVSTKPKGMGLGLSISQKIIHSHAGLIELDSQPGQTVFRVLLPVPRGKGR, via the coding sequence ATGGATCCCCTGTTCAACATGGCCAATCTTTTCGATCAGCTCACCACCGGCTGCATCGCCATGGATGCCAGGGGAATCGTGCGTGCCGCCAACAGCGCCGCCGAAAGACTGCTCGGCAAACCCCGCTCCCGCCTGGAAGGCAGCGCGGTCAGCCGCCTGCTGCCGGGACACCCCGTGGCCCTGGAACTGGTGGAACGGGCCCAGAAGCTGGCCATGCCCTGCCGGGCGCGCAATACCCGCATCCATCCGGGTCCGGAGATCTCCCTGCTGGTCTCCATGACCGCCGCCCCCCTGCTGGGCGAAGAGGGCGGCGCACCACGCGGCGTCCTGCTGCAGATCGAAGAGGTCGGCGAGGCGGAACGCCTGGAAGAGGGCCAACGCCTGCACGATACCCTCGACTCCCTGGGCAATCTGGCCCTGGCCGTGGCCCATGAGGTGAAGAATCCCCTGGCCGGCATTCGCGGCGCCGCCCAGTTGCTGGAAATGGAGAATACCGAAGGCCCCAACGCCGCCTGCACCGCCCTGATCCGCTCGGAAGTGGATCGCATCAGCCGCCTGCTGGACAGCCTGCTGGGCCTCGCCGACGACCACCCCACCCTGGATCAGGAAGTCAACATCCACGAAGTGCTGGACCACGTGATGCGCCTGGCCGGCCACGACGAACCCGAACCCGTGCGGGACTACGATCCCTCCCTGCCCTTCATTCGCGGCGATCGGGACCAGTTGGTGCAGGTCTTTCTCAACCTGGTGCATAACGCCCGGGAAGCGTGCGGTCCCCACGGCGAGGTACGCCTGATGACCCGCATTTCGGAACGCATCCGCCTGGAACAGGGACGGCGCAGCCTGCATGTCATGGTGGAGGTGCGGGACAGCGGTCCCGGCATCCCCGACGAACTGCGCCACCGCATCTTCGTCCCCTTCGTCTCCACCAAACCGAAAGGTATGGGATTGGGTCTCTCCATCTCCCAGAAAATCATCCACAGCCATGCCGGATTGATCGAACTCGACAGTCAGCCGGGGCAGACGGTCTTCCGCGTGCTGCTGCCGGTTCCGCGCGGCAAGGGAAGGTAG
- the dusB gene encoding tRNA dihydrouridine synthase DusB: MSALTESLFSSPEVRAQKALLVLAPMAGITDPPTRRIAYRMGANLTVSEMVASQALLRGTAESLRLSTAEREAGPLVVQIAGADPEMMAEAARQEVRLGAEMIDINMGCPVRKIVKSGSGAALLQNPPLARRVLEAVAEAVSVPVSVKIRLGWDCGQRTGLEIARAAQECGLAWVAVHGRTRSQMYQGEADWNAIGEIKGALSIPVIGNGDLRTPQEAQERLHQTGVDGLMIGRASLGRPWIFRRIAHLLSTGALLPSPPVEERMALAREHLLGLVEFYGETGGVRLGRKHLAWYARGLVGCARFREQVQRLSNLEEMLALLDGFFSTTRESHATETEPEEIPAF, from the coding sequence ATGTCTGCTTTGACTGAGTCTCTTTTTTCATCACCCGAGGTGCGAGCCCAAAAGGCGCTGCTGGTTCTGGCCCCCATGGCCGGCATCACCGATCCGCCCACGCGGCGCATCGCCTACCGGATGGGAGCCAACCTCACCGTTTCGGAGATGGTGGCCTCCCAGGCGTTGTTGCGCGGCACGGCGGAAAGTCTGCGCCTCTCCACGGCGGAGCGCGAGGCCGGTCCGCTGGTGGTGCAGATCGCCGGAGCCGATCCGGAGATGATGGCGGAAGCGGCCCGTCAGGAGGTGCGGCTGGGCGCGGAGATGATCGATATCAACATGGGCTGCCCGGTGCGCAAGATCGTCAAGAGCGGATCGGGCGCGGCCCTGCTGCAAAATCCCCCCTTGGCACGGCGCGTGCTGGAAGCCGTAGCAGAAGCGGTCTCCGTGCCGGTGTCGGTCAAGATCCGCCTGGGCTGGGATTGCGGCCAGCGCACCGGGCTGGAAATCGCTCGCGCCGCCCAGGAGTGTGGTCTGGCCTGGGTCGCGGTACATGGTCGCACCCGTTCCCAGATGTATCAGGGCGAGGCGGATTGGAACGCCATCGGCGAGATCAAAGGGGCACTGTCCATTCCGGTGATCGGCAACGGGGACCTGCGCACCCCGCAGGAGGCTCAGGAACGGCTGCACCAGACCGGAGTGGACGGCCTGATGATTGGTCGGGCCAGTCTGGGGCGACCCTGGATCTTCCGGCGGATTGCCCATTTGTTGAGCACGGGCGCCCTGCTGCCCTCACCACCGGTCGAGGAGCGCATGGCTCTGGCCAGGGAGCATCTGCTGGGGCTGGTCGAATTCTACGGGGAAACCGGTGGGGTTCGTCTGGGACGCAAGCATCTGGCCTGGTACGCCCGAGGGTTGGTGGGGTGTGCGCGTTTTCGCGAACAGGTGCAGCGTCTTTCCAACCTGGAGGAGATGTTGGCCCTGCTGGATGGATTTTTCAGCACCACCCGGGAGAGTCACGCCACGGAAACCGAGCCGGAGGAAATCCCTGCCTTCTAA
- a CDS encoding YihA family ribosome biogenesis GTP-binding protein, protein MTAPTCFLLGVQHASQLPPEDLPEIAFAGRSNAGKSSLINAFLQRKALVRVSRTPGCTRQINFFQVGERWLVVDLPGYGFAKVAESERRHWQHLMEEYFRKRRALRAVVVVLDLRRGITDLDRGLAGYLDDCGVATIPVATKIDQVKGNARRSAIAALTRECQTTFRLAAVPLVATSSLNGEGIEVLRQQVDRVLGFGAESQMP, encoded by the coding sequence ATGACCGCTCCAACCTGTTTTTTGCTGGGTGTGCAGCATGCCAGTCAGCTCCCTCCGGAAGATTTGCCGGAAATCGCTTTTGCCGGGCGTTCCAATGCGGGCAAGTCATCGCTGATCAATGCGTTTTTGCAACGCAAGGCGCTGGTTCGGGTCAGTCGCACGCCGGGTTGCACCCGTCAGATCAATTTTTTTCAGGTGGGGGAGCGTTGGTTGGTGGTGGATCTGCCGGGGTATGGTTTTGCCAAGGTGGCGGAGTCGGAGCGGCGTCATTGGCAGCATTTGATGGAGGAGTATTTTCGCAAGCGGCGTGCTTTGCGGGCGGTGGTGGTGGTGCTGGATCTGCGTCGTGGCATTACCGATTTGGATCGGGGTTTGGCGGGTTATCTGGATGATTGCGGGGTGGCCACGATTCCGGTGGCGACCAAGATTGATCAGGTGAAGGGCAATGCCCGACGCAGTGCGATTGCGGCGCTGACACGGGAGTGTCAGACCACCTTTCGTCTGGCTGCGGTACCGCTGGTGGCGACCTCTTCGCTGAACGGGGAGGGGATCGAGGTTTTGCGTCAGCAGGTCGATCGGGTGTTGGGGTTCGGTGCGGAGAGCCAGATGCCTTAA
- a CDS encoding type II toxin-antitoxin system PemK/MazF family toxin, translating into MTCEQFTVVRVPFPFTDRTAVKNRPALVLSDQATFNTPLGHAVLAMITTTGNDWPYDCPITDLTSAGLPAPSKVRFKLFTPDLQLVRGELGQLGPQDQAIVRQTMTALFNTSIKEESY; encoded by the coding sequence GTGACCTGTGAACAGTTCACCGTGGTGCGCGTTCCTTTTCCCTTCACCGACCGGACCGCAGTGAAAAATCGTCCTGCTCTGGTGCTTTCGGATCAAGCGACCTTCAACACACCGCTGGGACACGCGGTTCTGGCCATGATCACCACGACAGGGAACGATTGGCCTTACGACTGTCCCATCACTGACCTGACCTCCGCCGGTCTTCCGGCTCCATCCAAGGTTCGTTTCAAACTGTTCACTCCGGATCTTCAATTGGTTCGGGGTGAACTTGGCCAACTCGGGCCACAGGATCAGGCAATCGTGCGACAAACAATGACTGCGTTGTTCAATACTTCCATAAAAGAGGAGAGTTATTAA
- a CDS encoding AbrB/MazE/SpoVT family DNA-binding domain-containing protein has product MIALAKVTTTDGQTVIPWEVRAALKVQEGDLLAWELSENGTEVRVRRAHPLDQEYLHAVEAVLNEWNSPEDEEAFRDL; this is encoded by the coding sequence GTGATCGCTCTTGCGAAAGTCACCACCACGGATGGACAAACCGTCATCCCCTGGGAGGTTCGCGCCGCACTCAAGGTGCAGGAAGGAGACCTTCTGGCCTGGGAACTTTCTGAAAACGGGACCGAGGTCCGGGTTCGCCGGGCGCATCCGCTGGACCAGGAGTATCTGCACGCCGTTGAAGCGGTTTTAAACGAATGGAACAGTCCGGAAGATGAGGAAGCCTTCCGTGACCTGTGA